In Alosa sapidissima isolate fAloSap1 chromosome 5, fAloSap1.pri, whole genome shotgun sequence, the genomic stretch ACGTGAGCAACAGCCAGAGAGACGGTTCCACTGTCCGTAGCCCCGGCTGGTTAGGGACAATATTCCCGAAAGTCCATTTCCAACAAATTACACATTGGCTGTCTGTACGGCGAGCATATATGAAGACAAACCTTGGGTCACGACCAAGAGTGGGGATTGTAATTGATGGAATCGTTTTGATTTAGCTTTCGATCCATATCCATCTGTGTCATGCTCAATATATCACAATTTCCTATGCAAATGATTCCACTCAGAGCTCATTTTGATTAATGGCATGATGGCAGTCACATCATGGCCAAGTAATCCAATGGCTTCCTCCTGCCTTTATTGTGCCAGACAAATCAAAACAGCTAAGCGCCACACTGACCCCTGGTGCCAATCAAGCTGAACTGCATGACTGTCGATATGAAGGAACCAAGGCAAGGCATTATACCAGCCAAGCTACAGCTATGATTCAAATGGCTGTACTACTGTAATAAAATGTTGAAGGCTAAAATACAGTATGACAAATTAATCGTGCATTCAAGATAAACCTAATTTTCTCACAATAAGAAAACAAATTGGGTAGTACATCGCCATATAATATGTGACATTTTATAAGGCTCTCGCACATTGAATGGAATAATAcaactaaaaaaaaagatacattTCCGTATGTGCATTGTAATTTGACACTCGATTTCAACTGTGTCCATGATGCAACACAAACCACCTGCCATTATTTGAATACAGAGCACTTTGAAAATTATGATTTTAATTTAaatttttgtttttacaaaatGTTTTTGGCAAAATGAGAGAGCAGAATAACTTATTAAAGAGGTTATTTAAATGAAAAAAGTACATGCATGACAGAACAATAACACAAAACAGTTACTAATAGTCAAAAAAGTAGCGTTCTCATATTTTAAACTGTAGACATAAAATCATTGACAATTATATGTGTGAAAAAATATCTAAAATCAGAAATGCACAGTTCCATAATTTCACAATAGATGTCTTTTTTACTGATGCAGCACAAGGCAGCAAGACATACCATAGAATTACATAATTACTCAACATGAATGAGCACGAGGCGCCGGACAGAGAACCATTACCGAAACATCAACAGAACACGGAGGCAGAACAGAGGCAATAAATACTAAAGGTTAAGCAAGTTAAAgctgataaaaaaaagaaaacatattttCAAAGATTAAAATTGTGCGACTTGAAGATTgaccaataaaaaaaagagtaacTACAAATGACTGTCTTTTAAATGACCAGTGTCATTTAACCATCTTGCTCGAGAATCCCATTTCCGATAATACTAAAAACAATTCATTTGGTGTCTGATACAAATGGTGAGACCACAGTCGAGAGAGCATGATTGACATGTGTAAGACCAGGATGTCAGGCCACAACCCGACTCTGATGCACTCTCTGATAAAGATGGCCCTCTTGACCACATGCTGTCTCATGATTTTTATACAGGCATCTCAACCAGTGCCgaagcttaaaaaaaaaaaaagaaaaaaaaaaaaaattacacacACCGCCCTTGCAAATGTGATCATAACTCTATAAATATGCATGCAATCATCTCATAAACCAGGTACTACATTAAAATTTCCAAAGAGACATTCAAGAAAATgttgatcacacacaacaatatcCTTGTCCTTGGCAAAAGTGTTCCTTTGTAATGAAAAACTCCAGTAGGTATCCTATCAGTGTATGGAGAAAGACATCCATATGAAGAGACCCCTGGATCTGCTCCCCTCAGCGCTCACACAGATtcagtgttgtgtttttttaatgcaaGTATTAAATTGAGGAGGAACAGGGTTGCAAGACATTCAACACAGTGGGTGGGTGGCTGGTGGCATATGGTCACCTGCAGGCAGACAAGTggagtctctttctctttctctccctctgtcagtctctctctcctgcctctctctctctctctgtcagtctctctctcgttcagtctctctctccctctgtcagcccctctccctctgttattctctctccccttctcttgctctctctccttctttccatccctctccctcagACCATCATCTCTCCAGCTGGGGGTCAAAAGGACTgggagtgtgttagtgtgtgtgtggagtcactGTCTGTACCCAGCCTGGGATGCATGATGGAGccctttgttttgttattttttaaaaacacgTGCAGAGTCCAGTCTACTCGTGGCCTGGACTCTGGTGACCAGCACTGCATCACCCCGCCTGCAGCAGCAGAAGTCCGGCAGCGCCTCACGCTCCCATGGCGAGGGGGAGGGGTGGCAGGGCGCCTGTAAAGGGGTGCTCACAAGcgagcgaacacacacacacacacacacacacttcgaaGGACTCTGGAGGGATACAGAGGGCTCGTGGTATCACAGACTGATCCGATAGCACCATGAAAGCACAGCAGGGAGTTGTTAGCAAAGGGTTCAGTCATAGGAACACTGAATATTAACAATTGCTGTTGAGAGTATTCACCACATTATACTGAGAGGCATGCACTTAGTAAGCTCACAATGGCACATGGAGAAAGATTGTACGCCTGACCCAGACAATCAGACCTAGTCGTTATTTGCTGTTGTCGATGGaacaagtaaaaaaaacaatctgtcATCAAGCCTCTGAAACTGTCTGAAAGCCACCCTTGATGTAAAACGCTGCTTATGTGCCATAGCTACTCTTACCCTGCCCCCTATTAGATGGTCTATAGTCTGGGGTCCACACAAAGGTCCTCTCCTCTCAGTACCTATGGCTTCAACTCTCCAATGGCTTCTTTTCCCATCTATCTTCAAAATGTccctttttaatattttttaaaaagcaccGCGGTGCCATAGAAAAACTCCACTCTTTTAAAGGTACATTCAATCGTAAGGGCAAACGATACAAAACAAactaaaagaaaaataaacgaGACTAAAGGGTTCGGCAGTTCAACACTGGTAACATGCAGACGACACAATCAGCGCAGGAACGATTTTCGACCAGCGGGTTCAAAGAAGCGCCAACGTCAACAACAGCGAATAACAATTCGACACCAATTTTTGAACAATTAAAAttttttgcttaaaatataCAACAGTTGTCTCCACTCTCTTGCTAACCCCAAGGTTGGCCAAAAAATAAACAGACTTCACATATCCATTCAGAATGAGTGCATACTTTAAGCCCTTTGCGGTCAGACCATGTAACTGCCCAAACGGCATATTACGCCACAATTACATGTCTGTAATTTGGATATTGGTGTGATTTAAAAAGAGTTTTGACTCCTTCGGTGATTCAGTCACACTGGAGCCCTGTAGGGTTCTTCAGCTTGGGTgatggtggtagtagtagtgggagggagggagggggcacgCTCAGAGGCCTCTAGCCATAGGCCGACTCAGGGGTCAGAGTTCGGGGGGACAGTCTGCCGCAGCGGGGCCTTGGCCAGCgtggctgctgctgccgccgccgctgctgctgctgtggaggacgaggaggaggaagaggatgaggaagaggagctaCGCCGGGTCTCAACCCCAGTGCTGGTCATCTTCAGCTTGCGGCGCTTGGCCAGAGGGGCGTTGTCCACACTCTTCAGGAAGAAGCCCTCTCGCTTCCCCCGGTTGAATGCCTGTGTGAGACAGAAGGAAAGAAGGTTGTGGGGAatgggagagacagacaaacagcgCTCACTGTGAGTGGTTATTTCAATACAAAtatctgtgcctgaagttaccAGACATTTATGGACGccatatatactgtagtctcattgcctattttcaaatcttaCACATACCAGCTCACGCCTGAACACTTTAAGCCCTGCAATACAACTATATCAGCTGTCCAACTAGGCCCATGAGGGATATGGAGGGACCTTCCAACTGACTGCTATTAGTTCCCAAGTCATCTTTTTCAAAACAGGCCCACTGCATTCACAACATCTAAAGCAAAACCcaggcagcagcaacaacacccAACTTCTGAAAATGATGAACTTTGTAGAACTATGGTGTGGGGGGGCGGTGGGGTGATCTGTACCTTGTATGTAGCGTTGACGTAAGTGCGCACGGTGGGGCCACTGGACTCCAGCACATCGGGCGTGCACAGCGGGGTGGACGACATGTTGGCCCCGCCCTGGAGCCAGCCGTTCTCCTTCAGATCGCTCAGCTTCAGACGACGTTCGGGATCCACCGTTAATAAGCCTGCAGTGCCCAACATGCAAGACAGCGAAAAACACATCAGACCAGAAGTAGGAAGATGGGCAGAACAGGAGGAATAAGAtatgagagaaaggaagagtggaagagagggacagagagaaaaagaaagacagaaagatatGGGTGTTCGGAAAGACTGCCACGTGAAAAAGGGCTTTTTGCTGTTTAATAGAACAATGACAGTTCTAACCTGAGGTAATGTTAGGACAACTGCAATGACACATCTCAGCCTCCCAACTCAAAGTGAAAAAGTTCTAAGTGAAAACCTGTGTACGATCAGGTTGCCCATGCCAGCAGTGAGAAACTGTCAGACTCACTAACTTCAAGGCGCAAGCAAGCGCAACTCACAACGAGTTTGTGTGCGAAGTGGTGAAGGGAGCTGACAGTGTGTCTGAGGAAGTGTGTGATTTGAGGAAATGAGAGTTACAAAGGGGCTGGGAGACATTGCACAacttactagtgtgtgtgtgtgtgtgtgtgtgtgccaataaCTCCAAGCTAGTTATGCATTCATTTATCAGGAGGAAATGACAAACTGGGTCAAGCACCACCCTACAAATCGAGGAAATGTGGACTCCTCTGTAGCCTCCATGCCAAAAGCCCGGCAGACTGGCCAGCAGGGCCGAGGTGGAAGCCGTACAATCACGTGGTCAACCGCAGAGAATAAACAAGTCTGAACAATCACACAAGTCATAGGAAAAGTGTGCCTTTGTCTTTCGCATGGGCAAAGTGCTTAATCATCAGTGTCTTGTTGGGTTGATTTGAGTCATGTGATATCCTCTCACCTCTCACAAGCTCTTTGGCCTCTTCTGACACGCCTCTCCACGCCTCTCCATCCAATGAGAAGTCTCCCTCTTTGATCTTCTTCATGATGTCAGCGGCGTGTGACGAGGTCATGCCCTTCTTTTCGGTCTGGAAGGGAACCTGTCCCGACAGCATGGTAtactgagagacacacacacagagtgagtgagagagagagaaagagaaagagagagagagagaggtatggaGAGACATGGTAGATGAGCATGATAATGATTTCTTTTAATGGCTTAAGCTAAATCACACACAAAAGTATTCCAGATGAATCCAGTAATTATTGAACATCTCTATAATTAGAGAGTAATGCCTCTTCTTGCCCTCACTCTCCTTTCcttgctcctcctcttccctcttgcCCTCCAGCAGAACTAGAGTAAAGTCAACTAGAGTTTAGagtaatcacccactatgtggatactgtttttaaacttgatttagattttgtgttatttagtataatttgtattttagtatattctttatcttctaccgTCTTTATTGCTTagctgtgttttttatattatatacttttaattacttttttctgctgttagtgactgtgtgtgtaatgtctgtatgctactgagaccttgaatttccccttggggatcaataaagtatctatctatctatctatctatctatctagagtcTAAAGTTTAGAgtctagagcaggggtgggcaaactttttggctcaagggccacattgggttttgaaaattggcaggcgggccgcacaacagcccaccacccccccactacacacacataaaaggaaaaaaatagcgagcagcctgataaccaaatgaaatgctcggcgggccggatgaaagtgcttggcgggccggatccggcccgcaggCCGCAGTTTGCCAACCCCTGGTCTAGAGTTTTGAGTTTGTTTTGCAGCAGTCTGGAGGTCTATAAAAATAGTTAAGTTGAAGAGAGTTCATTCTCAGCAGTGTGGAGGTCTATAGTGAAATACAACTGAGAGCTGGTTCTCAGCGGTCGGTCTGGAAGGAGGTACGTACCAGGATGACGCCGAGGCTCCAGAGGTCGCAGGCCTGGTCGTAGCCGGTGGAGTGGAAGAGCTCCGGGGCGGCGTACTGCAGAGTGAAGCATGGCGTCTGCAGGGGAGCGCTGCCCGCCGGGAACAGCCGGGCGAAGCCAAAGTCGATCACCTTCAGCACCGCGTCCTCGCCCTCATCCGCAAACAGCACGTTCTGCGTGCAACAGAGGGACAGCAGTGAGACAGTGGATTACCAGTCTCCCTTCGTATTCACGCTCACCTAAATACTGTATGACAAACGTGCTGTTTGTTCACTGTATGTGAAATCTGAAGGTTCAATAAGAGTGAAACTAGCAAAATAGCTACAGTGTTTGGTCACAGGTTACACATTGGGCCAGTCTTCATGAATTCAACCGTTACACTGTTCTGTTTTCTACACTCACTGGCTGTGGTCTCACCAGCGCACAGCGGACGCCCAGGAAAGCCGCCCTGCCGTCTAATCGCCTCTTATCTCCAGTTCTGCGTTCATGTCAGCGCGACCGCACTACCAtcagctcactgctccccgactaACAGCACATCTGAACACGGAGAGCCCGAGCAACAAACGCACCGACGCCGAGGCGTGTGCCGCACGACAAGCGACCTAAATTAATAATTGAGCGTGGCAGCCTGGGAGGCACTGGGGAGCAAACATGACAAACATGCCAGGGGCACGGTGGGCCCGCTTACAAGCACATTACAGACAGGACAGCCGTGAGACGAGAGTGGGCAGgagagacggtgtgtgtgtgcaaccgaATGGAAGGACAGCAAAACGTTTTTACAGTCTGAATGAATGCATTATTTGCAGGCACAAAGGAAGCGTGTGGCATCTGCATACACACTTTCGGTAGCTGTTAATCAGTCTGATTGAAGAGGTGATTCATACCAGTCATTTCCTGtgaaacacacatatttttatttttcttactCAATTGCTACCCCCCCCGGTGGCTTGAAGTTGGAAGATGACAGACGTAGCCGAACAAAAGCATGGCAAGCGAAGGAGTGAGCCAGATCGACGACTAGAACGTTCTCATTACAATCACACAGAGCTGTCTCGCACCAGCTGCCCGCCTCGGAGACTGCCGACTCGCCGCCTCCCCGTTCCACGACTGCCAGACAGCCGCTCTCTATTTTCGACCACTGCACACAATGCATGCGTCAACCTGCCACGGTGAAAGCACAAACATTTCTGACGCCCACCCCACTTCTTGATTCAAATGTCTTTCTGTCaggcgagagagtgtgtttgcgtgtgtgtgtgtttgtgtgtatgtgagagagagagtgtgagtgagaatgaaagagagattcCACCCCCCACCTTACAGTGCCTGTCTTAGGTGGAGATGAAACTCACCGGCAGTACaatttctgttctgttttcttTAGGGTTTGACACAGAAATGGGTGACACTGCTAGAATTATGCAAGAGACCAGGGAATAGAGCGGATTGGACGCAAATTTGGAACAACACTCATCAATGTCAGTTTTGTGTTTCCTAGTAACAGTTCAGACTCTCACCAATCAATTCTGCTAGCAGAGACACAAGAAATGAATCAACACTTAGCCATCAGAACATCTAAGTAAGCCGACAGATCTTTTCCTGAATGTTGCATTCTTCTTCACCTGAGCTGGTGTATTACTTCCTTTTTTCACAATGAAATATTGTGAACATAATTCAAGTATGAACTGTACAATACAAACACCACACTGTGGCGTAAAGGGATGGTAGCTCCCTGTGTGCTGGCTGGCTGCCTGAGTGGCGCCCCCACCCACCTCTGGCTTGAGGTCCCTGTGCACCACGCCGGCCTCGTGCATGAAGCTGACGGCCGACACCAGGCTGCTCATCAGCTTGCTGGCCTCCCACTCCGCAAACAGCTTCTTCCGCTTGAGGCGCTCCAGCAGCTCCCCGCCACGCAGCAGCTCCATCACCAGGTACGTGTGGTGctgtggagagggtggaggagggggggtggggtaaCATGAGGTCATCAGATGACAAGCGATAGGACATACAAACAGGGGTGTGGAAGGAATAGTGTTGGTGATACTGAAGATCATTTTGCATTTGCTTCTGTGTTTATCGTTGCTGTCACACagcgtatgtaagattgtgtgtctgttgctgttgtgtgtgtgtgtgtgtgtgtgtgtgtgtgtgtgtgtgtgtctttatttaCCTGGTCGGTGTAAACTTCATGGAGTTTGACAATATTGGGATGAGACTCGCACTGCCTCAGGGCCGCTATCTCCTTTTGTGTCATCGACTCCATCCTGTAACACACAtttatgagacacacacacacacacacacacacacacactgtgacaacGACACCAACAAACCAACAGCGCCATCCAGATAAGCCTCTCCAGCAGTGCCGAAGGCCAACAGTAAATGATCCGTATTAAAGGCAGTGTttggagagtgagtgtgtgtgtgtgtgtgtgtgtgtgtgtgtgtgtgtgtgtgtgtgtgtgtgtgtgtgtgtgtgtgtgtgtgtgcgcgtgtgtgtgttggggtccTTTGGCTCACCTACGGCTGACGATTTTGACGGCGTACTCCTGGCCACTCTGCTTGTGTCGGCACTTCCTGCACACAGAGAAGCTGCCTTCCCCCAGCGGAGGGCCCTGGAGCCACAGCTCATAGTGCTGGAAGAACTGAGAGTCCTGCAGGCACAGAGatgcaggaggggggggggggcacacttCAGCACAGAGCATATTTACTAGCTTCACTAATGGAGCTGAagacccttgtgtgtgtgtgcacagcatataatacatatgcacacataagcATGAATCTGTAAATGTGAATtcaccttttttttcttcttaaaAAATCTAAATCATATTAAGATGGTCCAAAAGACTATGACTTCCTTTTGCCTGGTGAACCCCCATAAAAAGCATTAGCCAAGTCTCGCCACCCCCCATCTCACCCAACTCACTGAACCACTGATgttcttaaaggtgctctaagcgatgttgagtactgtcacttctgttgacgttcaaataaaacagagagctagcttgccTCTCCTTTCCCTTTCCTCCTGTACAACTGACACTCTCCTCAACACACATCTTGTCTGTGAATGGCTGgaatttttggagcctgggctggcTACAGAGACtgtgttttttacagtgtattgtgGGGATagacagctagcggattgtgaggagatgtttgctgtacaggtatgtgactgaaaaatgttttagcttagaaaccgcttAGATCACCTTTAAATTAGATTTTAAAAGAGATTTTATGAGAAATCTCAGCACTGGGATCAGCTGTGTAGCCTACCTTTAGCATTGCACTGCACTGGGATCAGCTGTGTGGCCTACCTTTAGCATTGCACTGCACTGGGATCAGCTGTGTGGCCTACCTTTAGCATTGCACTGCACTGGGATCAGCTGTGTGGCCTACCTTTAGCATTGCACTGCGCTGCACCGTGGCTGACCCTGGCTTGTCCACCTTCACCTGGTTCTCCAGGAAGTCCCCCATGACAACGTTTTTGTTGAACAGAATGGACGGTGCGATGAAGGAGTAACCCTAGAGGCAGAGCAAGCAAaagatggtgtgtgagtgtgagtgtgtgtgagtgtgagtgtgagtgtgagtgtgagtgtgagtgtgagtgtgagtgtgagtgtgtgtgtgtgtgtgtgagtgtgagtgcgtgagcgtgtgcgtgtgcgagtgcgagtgcgagtgcgtgtgcgagtgcgtgtgcgagtgagcgtgtgcgtgtgagcgtgtgcgtgtgcgtgtgcgtgtgcgtgtgcgtgagcgtgtgtgcgtgtgtgcgtgtgtgagtgtgtgagtgtgagtgtgagtgtgtgtgtgtgtgtgtgtggtgatttcTCAAAGCCAGCTCCACATTAATCGGGCCGCATGGTTTTAAACTTTCTTAGTTACAGAGGACAAATCGGCCTCATGCATCATACATTTATCAAAAGAACTAAGATAAATCTCTAGGGGGCCTAATAACAGCTCCTGACAGAATAAAATATCTACCTACACAGCATATTTAAGGTGCTAAGATAATGGAGTGCCTCGCAAACCCAGTTCTATTTCCAACTTGCAGGTGTCTAAGTTCACAGCACAGGGCTTGTGGGGAGATGGGGAGGGAGAACAGAATGTACCTGGAAAAGACGGTCAGTACTGGGAGGGGTGCTGGCGGGTGAGTAGACTGGATCCATCCCGGTGAATTCCTCGGCAAAGTTCCCCACGTCCAGCTCATTCCGCAGCTCAGGACGGAAGGGGCTGGCAACTTTTTTGGCGGCCAGATCTGACCAGTTGAGCCCCTGCATGTTACATGTGAATATTTCATTAATGAAGTgtacagtgcagtgtgtgtgtgtgtgtgtgtgtgtgtgtgtgtgtgtgtgtgtgcgtgtgtgcctctATTTAAGAATGGAAATAAAAGCAATTAACagcatgagtgagtgaatgattgagtgagagagaaaaaaatgagaggaaaagagagggaaaaatacagataagggatgagagaaagtggattagaacattatgtccaatattccaatatgtggtttaatgttctgcatttctcattagtgggtcactttgatactaaaagtatgattctatgtaatgactgtatgatatctgtactgtccctgtgtatatctgtgtgtgactgtgtttagagataagcaggaatattatgactttgcagtgtttcactgttctgcatggctgcgtcagtagctatctgctccggattgccaggctgccactaatcagggtctgattcagtgtagtccacgtgagatgggatgaccaacgccatctcccgtcagcctggaaggatacttaaaccctaactatttccttgtctagttagagcagctcaTGAATCTTTAGGTGAaatcatgctgtctctcccttgatgcgaatcattgtaaataaactctgttcctgatttttcatactattggtctgactgggtctctattaaatctatggtatcaaaattaccatcagttTATGGAGGTTCTACCGAGATTGATAAGGATTATATTGATCTATTGATTTAAGGATTGTTCTTTTAACAAAACTTACTGTATGTGATCCCTCAACCCACTGGAAAGACGCGCTCTCGGTGAGTAGTACGTTTTGTTCCTTTAAAGTGCTATTATGACTGCCATTTGGGCAAAGGGGGATTGCGTCGAGTAGAGCTCCCGTCTTAAAAATAGACAGTTTGGGTGGTAGTCTGTTGTAGCAGCTATCGGCCCGCAAAAAGAAGGAACAAATTGTGTGCGCACACAGGTTGGGCTTATGTCAATGAATCTCCGGAGAGTTACAGATGATTTGAGTACGGGTCTGGGTGAGAGATCACAATCACTGGGTTTGCTAAATTGGAAAATCTGTCAAATTTTGAGACCAGTTACTTTACGGTAACCAATCAGGAACATGAGTTTATGAGTTTATGTCTCAACATGTATGTCTATGTATGTTTCTGACCTATGGGGTTATGTGTAAGTGTGCTATGCAATTGTCTGCTACTCTCTGATACTAACATGTCTGAGTGTCAACCTGTCTCTGCTTGAACTATTATTTGGCATAGTTTGTTCGGAGCTGCAAAGTTATTTGAATCTAAGAAAACCTCCGCCTCATCTGTGTTGTTAAGGGAAAGTTAACTTACTTGGcagctttgtctgtctgtggcagCCACACATGGTCAGCAGCATTAGTTGGACCAAACTAAGATAAAGGTTGGGACGCCTATTCAAAACATCCCAGTGCTGCTAACATTGTgtgtcagccaatcaaatatatCACAAAATAATTAGGAGAAAGAATGTGTCTaaaactataggctacatgttctGTGTTGCAACTAAAGACGGAGTTcgttttgtctttgtcttccCTCCTGTCAAGTCGACATGAggcctgagtgagtgtgtgtgttggtcagctGATATGCATGAAGGTCACATATCTGTTACAGACTGTAACTGAGAATACACATACTTAAGTCAAGAGTggcaacatgttttgttttggtttgtgttTGGTCAACATgccttaattattttattttgtttgaatAATTTCTACCTTTGGAACAAAATGGAGGGGGGTGATCTTTCAGTCCTGGTTCTGGGGATGGGTCTCTGGAAACACCCGTAAGGGAGCTGAACACGCAGCAACGAGTAAACCAGAGACTTACAAGCAGACCAGGTCTGTTAAGT encodes the following:
- the rps6ka4 gene encoding ribosomal protein S6 kinase alpha-4 isoform X1; translated protein: MSGDSSSSSGEDSDKETRKKVCTVKHEITNANLTGYTEKVGVENFELLKVLGTGAYGKVFLVRKTSGHDEGKLYAMKVLKKAAIVQKAKTAEHTRTERQVLEHIRQSPFLVTLHYAFQTQTKLHLILDYVSGGEMFTHLYQRDHFSEDEVRIYIGEIILALEHLHKLGIVYRDIKLENILLDNEGHVVLTDFGLSKEFLEEEQKERTYSFCGTIEYMAPEIIRGKSGHGKSVDWWSLGILMFELLTGASPFTLEGERNTQSEVSKRILRCEPPFPSIISLLAQDLLRKLLVKDPHKRLGSGPKGADDIKTHPFFKRHTRTHTHTHTHTHTHTHCTVHFINEIFTCNMQGLNWSDLAAKKVASPFRPELRNELDVGNFAEEFTGMDPVYSPASTPPSTDRLFQGYSFIAPSILFNKNVVMGDFLENQVKVDKPGSATVQRSAMLKDSQFFQHYELWLQGPPLGEGSFSVCRKCRHKQSGQEYAVKIVSRRMESMTQKEIAALRQCESHPNIVKLHEVYTDQHHTYLVMELLRGGELLERLKRKKLFAEWEASKLMSSLVSAVSFMHEAGVVHRDLKPENVLFADEGEDAVLKVIDFGFARLFPAGSAPLQTPCFTLQYAAPELFHSTGYDQACDLWSLGVILYTMLSGQVPFQTEKKGMTSSHAADIMKKIKEGDFSLDGEAWRGVSEEAKELVRGLLTVDPERRLKLSDLKENGWLQGGANMSSTPLCTPDVLESSGPTVRTYVNATYKAFNRGKREGFFLKSVDNAPLAKRRKLKMTSTGVETRRSSSSSSSSSSSSSTAAAAAAAAAATLAKAPLRQTVPPNSDP
- the rps6ka4 gene encoding ribosomal protein S6 kinase alpha-4 isoform X2 produces the protein MSGDSSSSSGEDSDKETRKKVCTVKHEITNANLTGYTEKVGVENFELLKVLGTGAYGKVFLVRKTSGHDEGKLYAMKVLKKAAIVQKAKTAEHTRTERQVLEHIRQSPFLVTLHYAFQTQTKLHLILDYVSGGEMFTHLYQRDHFSEDEVRIYIGEIILALEHLHKLGIVYRDIKLENILLDNEGHVVLTDFGLSKEFLEEEKERTYSFCGTIEYMAPEIIRGKSGHGKSVDWWSLGILMFELLTGASPFTLEGERNTQSEVSKRILRCEPPFPSIISLLAQDLLRKLLVKDPHKRLGSGPKGADDIKTHPFFKRHTRTHTHTHTHTHTHTHCTVHFINEIFTCNMQGLNWSDLAAKKVASPFRPELRNELDVGNFAEEFTGMDPVYSPASTPPSTDRLFQGYSFIAPSILFNKNVVMGDFLENQVKVDKPGSATVQRSAMLKDSQFFQHYELWLQGPPLGEGSFSVCRKCRHKQSGQEYAVKIVSRRMESMTQKEIAALRQCESHPNIVKLHEVYTDQHHTYLVMELLRGGELLERLKRKKLFAEWEASKLMSSLVSAVSFMHEAGVVHRDLKPENVLFADEGEDAVLKVIDFGFARLFPAGSAPLQTPCFTLQYAAPELFHSTGYDQACDLWSLGVILYTMLSGQVPFQTEKKGMTSSHAADIMKKIKEGDFSLDGEAWRGVSEEAKELVRGLLTVDPERRLKLSDLKENGWLQGGANMSSTPLCTPDVLESSGPTVRTYVNATYKAFNRGKREGFFLKSVDNAPLAKRRKLKMTSTGVETRRSSSSSSSSSSSSSTAAAAAAAAAATLAKAPLRQTVPPNSDP
- the rps6ka4 gene encoding ribosomal protein S6 kinase alpha-4 isoform X3 produces the protein MSGDSSSSSGEDSDKETRKKVCTVKHEITNANLTGYTEKVGVENFELLKVLGTGAYGKVFLVRKTSGHDEGKLYAMKVLKKAAIVQKAKTAEHTRTERQVLEHIRQSPFLVTLHYAFQTQTKLHLILDYVSGGEMFTHLYQRDHFSEDEVRIYIGEIILALEHLHKLGIVYRDIKLENILLDNEGHVVLTDFGLSKEFLEEEQKERTYSFCGTIEYMAPEIIRGKSGHGKSVDWWSLGILMFELLTGASPFTLEGERNTQSEVSKRILRCEPPFPSIISLLAQDLLRKLLVKDPHKRLGSGPKGADDIKTHPFFKGLNWSDLAAKKVASPFRPELRNELDVGNFAEEFTGMDPVYSPASTPPSTDRLFQGYSFIAPSILFNKNVVMGDFLENQVKVDKPGSATVQRSAMLKDSQFFQHYELWLQGPPLGEGSFSVCRKCRHKQSGQEYAVKIVSRRMESMTQKEIAALRQCESHPNIVKLHEVYTDQHHTYLVMELLRGGELLERLKRKKLFAEWEASKLMSSLVSAVSFMHEAGVVHRDLKPENVLFADEGEDAVLKVIDFGFARLFPAGSAPLQTPCFTLQYAAPELFHSTGYDQACDLWSLGVILYTMLSGQVPFQTEKKGMTSSHAADIMKKIKEGDFSLDGEAWRGVSEEAKELVRGLLTVDPERRLKLSDLKENGWLQGGANMSSTPLCTPDVLESSGPTVRTYVNATYKAFNRGKREGFFLKSVDNAPLAKRRKLKMTSTGVETRRSSSSSSSSSSSSSTAAAAAAAAAATLAKAPLRQTVPPNSDP
- the rps6ka4 gene encoding ribosomal protein S6 kinase alpha-4 isoform X4 — protein: MSGDSSSSSGEDSDKETRKKVCTVKHEITNANLTGYTEKVGVENFELLKVLGTGAYGKVFLVRKTSGHDEGKLYAMKVLKKAAIVQKAKTAEHTRTERQVLEHIRQSPFLVTLHYAFQTQTKLHLILDYVSGGEMFTHLYQRDHFSEDEVRIYIGEIILALEHLHKLGIVYRDIKLENILLDNEGHVVLTDFGLSKEFLEEEKERTYSFCGTIEYMAPEIIRGKSGHGKSVDWWSLGILMFELLTGASPFTLEGERNTQSEVSKRILRCEPPFPSIISLLAQDLLRKLLVKDPHKRLGSGPKGADDIKTHPFFKGLNWSDLAAKKVASPFRPELRNELDVGNFAEEFTGMDPVYSPASTPPSTDRLFQGYSFIAPSILFNKNVVMGDFLENQVKVDKPGSATVQRSAMLKDSQFFQHYELWLQGPPLGEGSFSVCRKCRHKQSGQEYAVKIVSRRMESMTQKEIAALRQCESHPNIVKLHEVYTDQHHTYLVMELLRGGELLERLKRKKLFAEWEASKLMSSLVSAVSFMHEAGVVHRDLKPENVLFADEGEDAVLKVIDFGFARLFPAGSAPLQTPCFTLQYAAPELFHSTGYDQACDLWSLGVILYTMLSGQVPFQTEKKGMTSSHAADIMKKIKEGDFSLDGEAWRGVSEEAKELVRGLLTVDPERRLKLSDLKENGWLQGGANMSSTPLCTPDVLESSGPTVRTYVNATYKAFNRGKREGFFLKSVDNAPLAKRRKLKMTSTGVETRRSSSSSSSSSSSSSTAAAAAAAAAATLAKAPLRQTVPPNSDP